A window of Microbacterium luteolum contains these coding sequences:
- a CDS encoding carbohydrate ABC transporter permease: MIIGMKTRLERSPRRSRAPMQGTRLETAALVLPSLIPVLVLSVAPLIWGISLAFTDATFLQKGLPNFVGVENFEVLADYSLFWRSFGVGILWGVVVTAGQFLLGLSLALLLNTNLRLRGLARLLALLPWAMPPVVIAIIWQMIYSPTRGPLNWLLGQVGLPSDINWLGDFTWALPAVIVVGIWAGMPQNTVTLLAGLQQIPKELIEAAEIDGAGAMRRFVSVTLPSLRPIIVSITSLSFIWNFNSFGLVYVLTQGGPGTSTMLPMLFTYVEAFKSRDIALAAAMGDVIMLVIIVLLSGYLWAQFRERRQS; the protein is encoded by the coding sequence ATGATCATCGGCATGAAGACCAGGCTCGAGCGGTCCCCGCGCCGCTCGAGGGCGCCGATGCAGGGAACCCGGCTGGAGACCGCGGCGCTCGTTCTGCCTTCGCTCATCCCGGTTCTCGTGTTGAGTGTCGCTCCGCTGATTTGGGGAATCTCGCTGGCTTTTACGGACGCCACTTTCTTGCAGAAGGGTCTGCCGAACTTTGTGGGTGTGGAGAATTTCGAAGTTCTGGCTGACTACTCGCTCTTCTGGCGGTCTTTCGGCGTCGGTATCCTCTGGGGCGTCGTCGTCACGGCCGGTCAGTTCTTGTTGGGTCTGTCGCTCGCGCTGCTGCTTAATACGAACCTCCGGCTTCGGGGACTCGCGCGCCTCCTCGCGCTGCTCCCCTGGGCGATGCCGCCGGTGGTCATCGCGATCATCTGGCAGATGATCTACTCGCCAACCCGAGGGCCGCTGAACTGGCTTCTCGGCCAGGTGGGGTTGCCTTCGGACATCAACTGGCTGGGCGACTTCACCTGGGCATTGCCGGCGGTCATCGTCGTCGGTATCTGGGCAGGGATGCCCCAGAACACCGTCACGCTGCTGGCGGGCCTCCAGCAGATCCCCAAGGAACTTATCGAGGCGGCTGAGATCGACGGTGCCGGGGCTATGCGTCGTTTCGTCTCCGTCACTTTGCCCTCCTTGCGGCCGATCATCGTCTCGATCACGTCCCTGAGTTTCATCTGGAACTTCAACTCCTTCGGTCTCGTCTATGTGCTGACTCAGGGAGGTCCGGGCACATCCACGATGCTGCCGATGCTCTTCACCTACGTCGAAGCGTTCAAGTCCCGTGACATCGCGTTGGCGGCCGCCATGGGCGACGTGATCATGCTGGTGATCATCGTGCTGCTGTCGGGCTACCTGTGGGCTCAGTTCCGAGAAAGGCGTCAATCGTGA
- a CDS encoding LacI family DNA-binding transcriptional regulator produces MTLVDVAAQAGVSVSSASRALTDKSASVDVRERVQLAARELGYVPDSTARSLKLGASRQVLFAVDDIGNPNYVAMLRAIERTFGYTGPRVSVATVGRDSGTPVDLVEAVSRGRADGLILSPIRRSSLLEERLSSSAIPTVVIGSVSESVQVDSVRIDSGKAIAIAAEHLIARGRRRIAFINGPSDTNPGEVRARGFAQSLRVAGIAADPMLEISAADFTVGAGVVAAHALFERGNYTELPFDAIVAANDLLAMAAINVAVGRGFRVPDDVAVTGLDDTELGSVFIPSITSVSLRAAERGARAAQMLEARFQHPQRPIERVAFEPELHVRASCGGAL; encoded by the coding sequence GTGACTCTCGTCGACGTGGCGGCTCAGGCGGGTGTTTCGGTTTCGTCCGCATCGCGTGCGCTCACCGACAAGTCAGCCAGTGTCGACGTACGTGAGCGGGTACAGCTGGCGGCGCGGGAACTGGGCTACGTGCCTGATTCGACCGCTCGCTCATTGAAACTCGGTGCGTCGCGGCAGGTGCTCTTCGCGGTCGATGACATCGGCAACCCGAACTACGTCGCGATGCTTCGCGCGATCGAGCGCACCTTCGGTTACACCGGGCCCCGTGTCAGCGTGGCGACCGTCGGCCGCGACAGCGGGACTCCTGTGGACCTCGTCGAGGCGGTAAGCCGCGGACGCGCAGATGGACTCATTCTGAGCCCGATCCGGCGGAGCTCGCTGCTGGAGGAACGGCTTTCCTCCAGCGCGATCCCGACGGTCGTCATCGGCTCCGTGAGCGAGTCGGTGCAAGTGGACAGCGTCCGTATCGATTCGGGCAAGGCGATCGCGATCGCAGCCGAGCATCTGATCGCGAGGGGGCGACGACGCATCGCGTTCATCAATGGGCCTTCTGACACGAACCCGGGCGAGGTGCGTGCTCGTGGTTTTGCGCAGAGCTTGCGGGTCGCAGGAATTGCTGCAGACCCGATGCTGGAGATCTCCGCCGCTGACTTCACCGTTGGGGCAGGCGTAGTGGCGGCTCATGCTCTTTTTGAGCGTGGGAACTACACCGAGCTCCCGTTCGACGCGATTGTCGCGGCCAACGATCTCTTGGCGATGGCGGCTATAAACGTTGCCGTCGGGCGGGGGTTTCGCGTGCCGGATGATGTCGCGGTCACCGGGTTGGATGACACGGAACTTGGCTCAGTCTTCATTCCCAGCATTACAAGCGTCAGCCTCCGGGCCGCTGAACGTGGTGCACGTGCCGCACAAATGCTCGAAGCCCGATTCCAGCACCCGCAACGGCCCATCGAGAGAGTCGCGTTCGAACCGGAGTTGCACGTGCGCGCGTCGTGTGGAGGTGCACTCTGA
- a CDS encoding helix-turn-helix domain-containing protein — protein MLLSSIVRRARLLLGTDIAYLSLNDSESAETFIRTTDGVRTESYAAIRMPLGTGVLGLAAGGIIAETPDYLPDEGKTHLPDIDHVVVEEGVRAILGAPLRIAGKVVGALMTANRTPGAFTQAQREHLEQIASLAAAAVELVGAKESEKVARRAAKKAAADLASVLTADGVRSEIETRLAGELAEHRGLDELLDVAGTMLGAQLRVLDATGSELACSASPERSEPEEVQGSAHEERGALIGDAAPGFVIVTRDAPPEVPGVVASVVARYASIALLYDRTIDDVRHFHENELVSALVSPPDPERPTLSPAMVQRALGTDRETSIAVLVPSEPDDSSRRRLLGRVRQLAKTGHTIVAGYLGRVVIVARSPEEALRARITALVSDLPCFGGIASSPELAKAPGAYAEAAAIASAMRATGQPGAIAGGAEAGVAGLLLRDGDPATARRFLAAHLGPLLKQSRGDVLLATALAYLDANGSINDAAEVLRIHPNTVRQRVDRIDSELDPSWRRGPRRLDTHVALRLWRLNRATASPAEINETSMGPAGARAH, from the coding sequence ATGCTCCTGTCGTCGATCGTCCGTAGGGCACGGCTGCTGCTCGGCACGGACATCGCCTATCTGAGCCTCAATGATTCTGAGAGCGCCGAGACATTCATCCGGACCACGGACGGGGTCCGCACAGAGTCCTACGCCGCCATCCGAATGCCGCTGGGCACCGGCGTGCTGGGGCTGGCGGCTGGTGGGATCATCGCGGAGACACCCGACTACCTTCCCGACGAGGGCAAGACGCACCTGCCGGACATCGACCACGTCGTCGTCGAGGAGGGAGTCCGTGCGATCCTCGGGGCGCCGCTTCGCATCGCCGGCAAGGTGGTCGGCGCGCTCATGACTGCCAACCGAACACCCGGAGCGTTCACGCAAGCGCAACGGGAGCATCTGGAGCAGATCGCCAGCCTCGCCGCGGCAGCGGTCGAACTGGTCGGCGCGAAGGAGAGCGAGAAGGTCGCCCGAAGGGCGGCCAAGAAGGCCGCCGCCGACCTCGCGAGCGTCTTGACGGCAGACGGTGTGCGCAGCGAGATCGAGACCCGATTGGCCGGCGAGCTCGCGGAGCATCGTGGCCTCGACGAACTCCTCGACGTTGCCGGAACAATGCTGGGGGCGCAGCTTCGGGTGCTGGACGCCACGGGCTCCGAGCTCGCCTGCTCGGCTTCCCCAGAGCGCAGCGAGCCCGAGGAAGTTCAGGGAAGCGCGCATGAGGAGCGCGGGGCCCTCATCGGCGATGCCGCCCCAGGGTTCGTCATCGTCACCCGCGACGCTCCGCCAGAGGTGCCGGGCGTGGTGGCATCAGTGGTCGCGCGTTACGCGAGCATCGCGCTGCTCTACGACCGGACGATCGATGACGTGCGCCACTTTCATGAGAACGAGCTGGTGAGCGCGCTCGTCTCGCCGCCGGACCCGGAGCGCCCGACGCTCTCGCCCGCGATGGTGCAGCGTGCGCTCGGCACGGACCGCGAGACGAGCATCGCCGTTCTGGTGCCCTCCGAACCGGACGACTCGAGCAGGCGCCGACTGCTCGGGCGCGTCCGCCAGCTGGCCAAAACCGGCCACACGATCGTCGCAGGCTACCTCGGACGTGTCGTGATCGTTGCGCGGAGCCCGGAAGAAGCACTCAGAGCGCGGATCACCGCGCTGGTCTCCGACCTGCCGTGCTTCGGCGGTATCGCCAGCTCCCCGGAACTAGCCAAGGCCCCAGGCGCGTACGCGGAGGCAGCTGCAATCGCCTCAGCCATGAGGGCGACCGGCCAGCCCGGCGCGATCGCCGGCGGCGCAGAGGCGGGAGTCGCGGGGCTTCTTCTCCGAGACGGGGATCCGGCGACAGCCCGCCGCTTCCTCGCTGCGCATCTCGGTCCTCTCCTCAAGCAATCACGGGGAGACGTGCTGTTGGCAACGGCGCTCGCGTATCTCGACGCCAATGGGTCGATCAACGACGCTGCCGAGGTCCTGCGTATTCATCCGAACACCGTGCGGCAGCGGGTCGACAGGATCGACAGCGAGCTTGATCCGTCTTGGCGGCGAGGACCGCGCCGACTCGATACTCATGTCGCCCTGCGGCTGTGGCGGCTGAACCGTGCGACTGCGAGCCCTGCGGAAATCAATGAGACCTCGATGGGACCAGCAGGCGCGCGCGCCCACTGA
- a CDS encoding ABC transporter ATP-binding protein — protein MDDVSFDVHPGEVVALIGPNGAGKTTLFNAVCGLVAWQGRVDIDGRPAPRRTADLHGHGLARTLQGLGLFAGLTVRENVLAPIATMRTADARVAEQLDKLDLTAMADVPVSALSYPDRKRAALARALVTDPRLLLLDEPAGGLGADDIADLAGIIQTIAGGGCSVLLVEHHVDFVMKAADQIVVLDFGRCIARGTPDQIRVDPRVEEAYLGVKAIA, from the coding sequence GTGGACGACGTCTCCTTCGACGTCCATCCGGGCGAAGTCGTGGCGTTGATCGGCCCGAACGGGGCAGGCAAGACCACGCTGTTCAACGCGGTGTGCGGGCTGGTCGCCTGGCAGGGCCGCGTCGACATCGACGGACGCCCAGCACCGAGGCGAACCGCCGATCTGCACGGTCACGGACTCGCGCGAACGCTGCAGGGCCTCGGCCTGTTCGCCGGGTTGACGGTCCGTGAGAACGTGCTCGCGCCGATCGCGACCATGCGGACCGCGGACGCTCGTGTTGCAGAGCAGCTCGACAAGCTCGATTTGACCGCCATGGCCGACGTCCCGGTCTCGGCGCTGTCCTATCCTGATCGCAAGCGCGCCGCACTCGCACGCGCGCTGGTGACGGATCCACGCCTGCTCCTCCTGGACGAACCCGCAGGCGGACTCGGTGCCGACGATATCGCTGATCTCGCTGGCATCATCCAGACGATCGCCGGGGGCGGCTGCTCCGTCCTACTGGTGGAGCACCACGTCGACTTCGTGATGAAGGCAGCCGATCAGATCGTCGTCCTGGATTTCGGTCGGTGCATCGCCCGCGGCACACCGGACCAGATCCGGGTCGACCCGCGGGTCGAGGAAGCATACCTCGGCGTGAAGGCCATCGCATGA
- a CDS encoding ABC transporter ATP-binding protein, which produces MSGRQATVAGALSIEALTAGYGGTSVLHDVSFALHPGEIVALLGANGAGKTTLLRTLAGLMPARSGSIRLDDVDLTDVATEQRARRGLALVPEGQSVVAELTVEENLRLGSLWRHKGASRDRAINGVYELFEPLARRRNSAGHQLSGGERQMLALGRALITEPVVLVLDEPSLGLAPLTIAKIFGALRDIAADRGLTVLLAEQNVTSALSIADRGIVLDLGKVVADAPSQDLLRDSTLRHAYLGF; this is translated from the coding sequence ATGAGCGGCAGGCAGGCGACCGTTGCCGGCGCGCTGTCGATCGAGGCGCTGACAGCTGGCTACGGAGGAACATCCGTGCTGCACGATGTCAGCTTCGCGCTGCATCCGGGTGAGATCGTGGCCCTGCTGGGCGCCAACGGGGCGGGGAAGACCACTCTGCTGCGCACCCTCGCCGGGCTGATGCCGGCCAGGTCCGGCAGCATCCGCCTCGATGATGTGGATCTCACCGACGTCGCCACGGAGCAGCGCGCCCGGCGAGGATTAGCGCTGGTGCCGGAGGGACAAAGCGTCGTGGCAGAGCTGACCGTCGAGGAGAACCTCCGGCTGGGCTCGTTGTGGCGGCACAAAGGCGCATCTCGAGATCGCGCGATCAACGGCGTATACGAGCTGTTCGAACCGCTCGCGCGCCGACGCAACAGCGCCGGTCACCAGCTCTCCGGAGGTGAGCGACAGATGCTCGCCCTCGGTCGCGCCCTGATCACCGAGCCGGTGGTACTCGTCTTGGACGAGCCCTCACTTGGACTCGCCCCTCTCACGATCGCCAAGATCTTCGGAGCTCTGCGAGATATCGCCGCCGATCGCGGCCTCACCGTCCTGCTCGCGGAACAGAACGTCACCAGCGCCCTCTCGATCGCCGATCGGGGAATCGTCCTCGACCTCGGCAAGGTCGTGGCTGACGCCCCGTCGCAGGATCTCCTGCGCGATTCCACCCTTCGACACGCCTACCTCGGATTCTGA